In a single window of the Phocoena phocoena chromosome 14, mPhoPho1.1, whole genome shotgun sequence genome:
- the ALKAL2 gene encoding ALK and LTK ligand 2, which translates to MRGPGRPLLLGLLLVLGAAGPGRGVAETREAADRQTLLQLIVEIVQELRKYHSGESKRLQLSGRQDYTLGRREVSDYGAYPEEQRVEIVPRDLRMKDKFLKHLTGPLYFSPKCSKHFHRLYHNTRDCAIPTYYKRCARLLTRLAVSPMCMEG; encoded by the exons ATGCGCGGACCCGGGCGTCCcctcctcctggggctgctgctcGTGCTGGGGGCGGCGGGGCCCGGCCGGGGGGTCGCGGAGACCCGGGAGGCCGCGGACAGGCAGACGCTGCTGCAGCTCATCGTGGAGATCGTCCAGGAGCTCAGGAAGTACCACTCGGGGGAGTCCAAGAGGCTGCAGCTCTCGGGCCGGCAGGACTACACCCTGGGCCGCAGGGAGGTCTCGGACTACGGGGCTTACCCGGAGGAGCAGAGAGTGG AAATTGTTCCTCGAGATCTAAGGATGAAAGACAAGTTTCTGAAACATCTTACAG GTCCTCTTTATTTCAGCCCAAAGTGCAGCAAACACTTCCACAGGCTTTACCACAACACCCGAGACTGCGCCATCCCCACCT ACTATAAGAGATGCGCCCGGCTTCTTACTCGGCTGGCTGTCAGTCCGATGTGCATGGAGGGATAA